In the genome of Xiphias gladius isolate SHS-SW01 ecotype Sanya breed wild chromosome 1, ASM1685928v1, whole genome shotgun sequence, the window ACTACTGCAAACGAATTCCTGGGAGGACATTGTATCCCAAGGGAGCCAATGAACTCAGTGTTGCTTGTTAATTGTGGAGAAGCCACAATGAATCCCTGGGAAATAGAAACAGAGTCCATATTTTAACATACAGAACCAGTACCCATGTAACAACCATTTCGGAAATTAAATGACAAGCTATAAGTTATTACAAATAACTACATAAAATGATTCTAATAACATCATTACTTGGTTGTTGAAGACAACAGGCtcttcagtttctgttttcaactTCGGTGGTGAAGTCATCACTGCATTTCTCTTGTTCGGCTGAGAGTACAAAAGCTGGATGTTTAAAAACCTCAACACCAACATGTTCTTTAAGAAAACGCTGTTACATACTCAGCTCTCCAACGTCATCTTCATCTTTACAGTGAACTTGTGAAGTTTGTTTCTGCCAtggctccagctcctcctcttcacaATCAAGTAAAAGCTCAGATGTTGTGgacctgaaacagaaaacagcaatgAATGACACACTTGGTTTCCGTAACATACAATAACCAGACAAATGTTTACTGATATGCCAAGCTCCCATTCAATGATTGATGAATTTGCTGTCTtcacttggctttttttttttctttgctgcccTTTTTTGAGCCAATTTGCCTTTTCTAATTTCCAATACTCTCTTACAGAGGGAATCAAAGAAGACTGGTTTTTGTAAGTTTTCTGCTCATATCATTCGGTTTAAAAAGTAGTTTTATGGGTAAATAGTAAAAATTATTCTCATTTACAATCATTCTTAAGTATTCCATTCATAATCCATCTTAATTTGGTAACTCTGATAAAATGGCatctttttggttttcttgtaGTAAAGCAGTTAATTTCAAGAGGGTGGAACTGGGATTATCTTTGTCTAAACCTGTAGGTGTGGCCTTCAGACACAAGTTGCTCTAGAGCTACAGGACCAAGAATTTGCATCATTCAGTGAACACTGAGTTGCCAGTTTATAAAGCTAAACCTAGCCTAGCAACAATCCTGCATTGAATCCTGGTTGAATCTTATTATATTCACTTTTTGTTGAGACTGTAAGtgaaggtgttgattcaactcttTGGTAATTTATTTTATGGCACTGTTGAATTATGAATTTAACGTTTTACAGAAAACAGTTTCTACTATTTTTtttggaggggtgggggggggtgtgttCTATTTGAACAGTGCATGTTTAAAGGAATCCACTGCTCTTTTATGTTGGAATAGCTTTAACCTTTTCTTTGTACTGGTGTTTCAATTCTCCCTCTATCATGAGATTTGAGCAAGATTAATACATTCTACATATCAACAttcttggagaaaaaaaagtttgttgtaATATATTAATTCAAAGTACATAATAACtttgattttataaaaaacatTCTTGAAAATGAGCCTCATCAAAGACATACAGGTATTAGTGGGAATTAGTGGTACGTAAACTTCTTCATCACAGCTGTCATCTGCTCCTGATGTTTTCAGTTCAGTAGTTTCTGTGATGTTTTCAATATCACTATCCAAGTCAGATctattagattaaaaaaacaaaacaaaacaaaacatctgatgaTAGAATCAaatgagacacagaaacacaaattacGATACAATATATGCTGTATAATATAGTATAAACTTACATTCTGTTCTTCACACTGTTGCAATCATCCTCATCAATAGTGACCTCCACCTCATCgaaactgaaaatgtcatgTCACAGTTAGGACAATGAATAAGACAGGgagtaaaaaaatatcaatacagTACTGACAGACATATATAGCTACTGAAACATACATTCTCAAAAAAGATCAATAGATGTTCAACATCAACTTGCTGGTGCCGTTTACCTctgcagacatacagaaaataattttctgaaaattcaaaaGTCGTTACAGCATGTGGACATTAATTGTATAATATGACACCTGTGCAGTGAAACCCACATGAACGCctgtaaaatataatgtgaTCCAATGCAAAAGCCATGGAGTAACCCAGAGCAtgcaaagcaataaaaaaaaaaaaaaaaacatacaagcaGTCTAGATTGACGCAAAGTAACTGTCACGTTCCTGGTTCAATTCTGGCCAAGTAGCTTCTAATGTCATCTACCTTTATCTTTCCCCATGTTTCCTTTCAAACACTGCTAATAGATTTAAGTAAAGGCCAATTTTTggggttattaaaaaaaatgtatgggcTAAAACAATGTCAACGGCCAACCTCAGTCAATACAAGTGATGtgttaaacaagactaggtcaaaacctagtatatagCTGAACCACCCTTcaacagaaagtagctaaggtttgtccaaaaagttgctagatttgtcacgaggtgctttttttgaaaaaaaagtttttaaaagggtgtaaaaactgtaaatctTGTGACAAAGGCGCAAAGTTGgtaacactgcctgtaaacgcccccctgtAGAAGTAATAGAACCTGTTTGCactaattcattttgaaagagcaacgaccaattGGGAAAGTCAAACACTCgttcggctgaccaatggtgtaacttcatcactcagtcaggCGGTCAGACGGTCAGtcagacatttacatttgtagGACTGGCCCCCACGTTGCAGCCCAGCCAAAAAACAAGGCAAGGTGATGACTGCTTACCTTTCAGAGGCTGATACATGTCTAAGACTTGAAGGCTCTTGTATGCAAGCTCCAGTGGAGGTCATCATTATTGAGGATCTCTTTTCATACCTGTAAAAAGAAACCTTATCATTAGACACAAAACctcatctggaaaaaaaacaaagcgcAAATCTCATTTTTAAGCAGACAACTATCTCAGTCATAATTATTACAGAAAGTACTTCTAAAAGCTGTGGATTAGACGGAGGAATCTGAAGATTGTTTAAGCAAACACTCATTTCCTCTGAGTTTTACAAATGCGATTTTTTCAAGTTTGTACCAAAAACTGTTTGCAGAGTCAGCAGATGTTAATACTGCATAAATTATATGacaaatcaaactgaaactAACAGCATGGATAGAGAGTAGGGGTGAGtaggaacatttttttctcaataaagTATAAGTACGAACACGAATGTTTGTgtcttcaaacaaaaaaatagtaaagataaaaatatatgttCAATGACTCCAACTGTGTAGAGCATAAGTGAACTCTACAATGTTGATAGTTTACAAATGACACTGCATGTATTCCATCAGGCAAATTATTAAAAGTATTACTGTTGTACATCAAATTGTAATGATGTAATGATAAACTATAATGTTTATCAAGTGTAATGTTTATGTACTTGTACCAAAGGAAGGCCTACCTTTGAGATTCAGTGCCATTGCTAGCCAGTGATGGGGGAGGTGGTAGCTCATGGTTACTCCCAGTCTTCAGGAGGGTTGATGCTGATGGACCCTTTATGTACCTTTtgtaactgtttaaaaaaaaaaaaaaatggaaaaaaggaaaaaaggatgTAATGTTATAATTATGTATCCAGAGCTGAGAGACCAGGCGCGATGTATGCAGGGGTTGTATTGGGCCGGGGCTGTCAGGGGCTAAGCCTATGATGGGCCGGTATTAAACCAAATTCTGTGACCCAAATACTGTAGGAATTTCAGTTGTATTGCCATTGCATAAATGTTTTATCATACTTTGGAAGCAGCTaccaaaataaaggaaaacatgCAACAGGAGGACAAGAACAGAGTTAACTTGCTCTGTCAATGTAACCTTGCTGAAATGAGGGTTGGTTCCATTTCTTTTGGTCAACACAttcaacaaattattttctttgcctAAAACCTATATTGTGTAATCTGTATTTTCTTTGCAGGTTTCATTAGATGACATGTTGAGTGCAGACAGAGATGACCTCCTTGATAGAGTAGCCACATGTCTCCCAGGTTTGATATTTGACATAGGTCCTAATGCTACAAGGAGCAGTATACTACTGTGGTGGTGCACTTGTCAAAACTGTCGGGACATACCAATACAGATTAAGAGGAAGTGCTGCCAACAGAGACCAGAATACTGTATCAGCTGGGCACCCCATATGGAATACTGTTGCTTGGAGGAGGGGATTCTACAACTGGCAGGGCAGCTCAGACATGAATATCTGGGCTTAGATGACCCACAAGACCCTGGGTAAGTCAACAGAGAATACAGACATGCAGCATAGAGAGACTTTGTTTTGTGGCATCAGGGTCAACTGAGGGCTGGTCACCAAATTGTCATCCCAGGCTGTTGCATGTTCCGCATATCGGACACACATCGAGATCCTGATAGGAACTATAAAGGCTTCATCCCTGGCCTGCTGTGACACATTTTTAGATTCCATTCATTCCCATACCGTACTGGTTTTTGCTACTGCTTTGCACAACTGAGCTGCAGCAATATTTATAGACTAAGCTCAGGCCAGAGTGAGGCTGACAGGAGAAAGGCTACAATCACTCAGAGACTGCTAAGCCCTTTTTCAGAGGGGGAAATTTGTGTCTCTTGAGCTTTGTGCTGGGTGGCTTCACACAGGCTGGACCCACGTCTTCATGGCTCTCACAGGGTGAGGGTCTCTAATCTAATCCCATGGAGTAGCGAGGGCTTCCTGACTCAGGGATTGCCTATGGGGTATTATTTGGTGTAGGAAAGTGGTCACAACAGATGCCTCCCTTTCAGGCTGGGGGGGGAAGTATTGGAGTAGTAAATGGAACCTGGGACCCTCACCGGCACTCCACTCACATATGATATACTCACAATTACCTGGAATTGTAAGCTGTTCATCTGTCACTGAAACATTTCCTCCCTTTCCTGAGGGGACATCATGTGTTAGTCCAGACAGACAACACCACAGTAGTGGCTTATATCACCAGACAGGGGGGGCGCAAGATCCCTTCAGTTGCACACACAAgcaatgttttctgtctctgaaaaCCACCCATGTGCCAGGAATTCTGAACAGTGGAGCAGATCTTCTGTCCAGGGGGAACCCCTTTTATGCGTAATGGAGACTTCACCTAGGCATACTGAGTGGTGTGGGAGTGGTACGGGTGGCTGTCCTTAAACCTCTTTGCAACATCGGACAACACTCAatgtcctttgtttttctcccttcatGATCAGAATGTACCTCTGGGGTGGGCGCACTGGCTCATCGGCGGCCTCTTTTGTATGCATTCCCCCCGATAGCTCTGATCTCCCCGACCTAGGCCAGGGTGCAGGAGGAGGGCCTGTCGATGATTCTCGTAGCTCCTTACTGGTCGTCAAAGCACTGGCTGGCAGAGATTACCCAGCTCCTTTgccaggaggagctgggaggAGCTGACAATACAAAGGGACCTGCTGTCTCAGGGGTGTGGACAAATATTTCATCCCCACCCAGAGAGACTAGCTCTGTGGGCCTGGCCCATGAGTGTTTCAACCTGAGGACCCTGGGCCTCCCCCCGTACATAACTGAGACTTAGCAAGCTGATGCTACAGTTGCTGTTGCAGAGAGGACGAGATGGTTTCCCACAGCCAGCACACCGGCTGCAGACAgcgatactcacaactctcctgctactatagctaacatcacaccaacagcTTATCTTGGCATACCAGAAAGTAAGCTGAATGTCCGTGGGTAAGTAATTTAACTGGCACCTATTTAGTAACTAACCAGTTGcgattagctatcacaaacattagcaaacggGAAAAACAATACCGACCTATCGGCTTTGGGAAACATAGCAAAAGTAATGTTACCCACCTGTCGAGCAGAAACAGAGCGACCTCCACATCCGCCTTCATGCCTTTCACCTCTCGGAGGTCTCTCCACCGTTGGAAAGCCTCACCGATGTTAACGCGGCTCTTCCCCCTCGCGTGATCATAGcccttctttttcagtttttgttcttctgaccttctcctcctcgGCTGTTTCTCAGCCATCTCTCCTTGAATATGCgattgtgttgtgttgtgttcagtACTTTggcatgtgccagatttaccTGCTTTCGCTCTCACTCACGCTTTGCGTTGCCTTGTCCTATGCAGAGCACCAACGCCGTTTGTCGCTGATTGGCTGGAAGTGTTGTGCTGCTCGGTCCGACCCGCTTTGTTTTCCATTAGCAGAGCCAGGGCTGCGTGGGAACAGCGGGTTTTTTCAGCTGACAAACAGAGCAGACAGCTAGCGGACCATACGGAGATACTCACTGAAtctgacaaaaagtgtattggattcGAGTCGCTGACGGCACCTTTAAAGACTAGACATAAGATTTGACATACGACTTGATTTAGTTTATTTCCAAAAAGCGACTTAAGTGGCCAATTCCACTGGCATGTAGactacttttaaaatatttgcattgcAAACCAagttttaaattagttttgttAATTAGATCATTAACAATTACATCTCCACTGCACAAGTGTCAATAGGGACACTTTTTCTGGAAAGCGATAGTgcggttttattttttcaatgttgtGGTTGCCACAAACTTCTAGTCACCCTTTGGTACTGGAATGGAGGCAGAAAATTCAGAGACAGAAGTGTCAAGATTTGGACTAAACTATCTGAATGGCCTGATATCACTAGAGCTaagtgacattttttcataatttgggAGAacctacatttcatttacaagaaatggctttaaaatgtcaaaatgttattttctaatgatttgtaaacataaagaaatgtttaaaataaaaatatacagcattTGTGAACAGGGTTCACTAATGTGTGAGTAATTTGCTTGGAAGGAAACTTTGATCCACTTTGCCCATTTAAATGTAGCATCTACACACTGGTTATGAATGCAggctttacaaatgtttttccaccactttttttttcattgaacgTGGCTCCTTCTCTTACTAGTTTCCCCAGTACTGTTGCTGGTTGATAAAATGCAATCAGTTTGAATGGGAGTGGGGGCGTCCAGAAGGGGACATGAGAGTTTGCGAACCACAGATTTAGACCAACTTTCATAAAACGGCCTTCTTTAGCAAACTAAACACTTGTGTGCTGCTTCAGAGTGAGATGTTAAGGTATGTATCATATTCAGCACTGCTTGATCCCAGTACATCTTAATGTATTATTGAGAAATTATGAACCAATACCATGCATTTGAATAATACAGCAATGAAGCATGCAAGAATGGGTTTTGACttaagaatttattttactgaacataatattaaaataatggCTGTACTGTAGTGGAATGTAAGTGACAGGCTGCtaccacttttttcttttggtcttgGAAAAAGAGGTAACAGGTGCTGTGTGCAGGGTTTCTCAGACAGTAGCCATGTTAGAAGAGCAAACAGACTCAGTGGCCTGCACAGACGCATAAATATGCAGACAACTTGCATCTTATTAGTTTCTGCAATTGATATGACACATTTATGTGAGACGCTTCATTTAAGTTTTATagttattgtttgtttgatgtgcCAGTTGATTCAAGTTCAAGTACGGTAAAGCGAGGCCGAGAAACCGATACAGAGAGGGCCTGTGAGTTGGACTGGTCTGACTGTAGCTGGTTAGATGATGTTGCATATACTGCAGGACCCTGGACACTCGATAAGGACACAGGGTTGTTGCTGATTTGCTGCACCTCAGAAGAATGGACACCACCATAGGCCCCGGGTGTTACTGTGGCTGTAGCCACTTTCTGGAAAAGTTGCTGGTGACCAGctggaaaacaacacacaaactcttTGGGTGAACTAAACAAAAGATAACAAAAATTACATCATCACAAGAATATCAGCCCCATTAAACAGTCattaaaaaaggtgaaaatagtTACAAAAAAAGTCTGTTCAGAGCGCTCCACGCTTTTACCTGGTACTACTGCAAACGAATTCCTGGGAGGACACTGTATCCCAAGGGAGCCAATGAACTCAGTGTTGCTTGTTAATTGTGGAGAAGCCACAATGAATCCCTGGGAAATAGAAACAGAGTCCATATTTTAACATACAGAACCAGTACCCATGTAACAACCATTTCGGAAATTAAATGACAAGCTAtaagttattaaaaataactACATAAAATGATTCTAATAACATCATTACTTGGTTGTTGAAGACCACAGGCtcttcagtttctgttttcaactTCGGTGGTGAAGTCATCACTGCATTTCTCTGGAGAGGTGAAGGCTCCGCCTTACAATCTATTTGGTCGTTAGCTTTAAGAACATACAAAAGGATCAAAGTTGGATGCATCTTaacttttgtaaaataaaattttagcTGAGAATATGTGCtacagcacacagacatgctAGCAGTCTAACTCAATCAATCTATTAGtaccactattttttttaaatatcactCAAATATCAATGTTATGACTAActattaatatttaatcaaaaataacaAGCCATTCTGAGTCGCAAAGTGTATTTGATGACAAGTTTTTACTAAACAGTTATTTCCATCTCAGTGGAGTACAAAAGCTGGATGTTTAAAAACCACAACACCAACATGTTCTTTAAGAAACGCTGTTACATACTCAGCTCTCCAACGTCATCTTCATCTTTACAGTGAACTTGTGAAGTTTGTTTCTGCCAtggctccagctcctcctcttcacaTTCCAGTAAAAGCTCAGATGTTGTGgacctgaaacagaaaacagcaatgAATGACACACTTGGTTTCCGTAACATACAATAACCAGACAAATGTTTACTGATATCTTTCTAGTCTTCAACATTTTTACGTAATACTTCTTCCAAACAATGTACAAGTAATCCCCAAATTAAAGTCAAGTAATGTAGCAATAGAGGAAAAGAGGTGCAGCAAATCATTtgagattttgttgttttagcaAGGATGTGCACACATGTAGCTATACTGActcaatcaaataaataaataagtacacTTAATggtattattattgttcttgCCACTGCTATTTATATTCTTATGATTGTGAGAAATGCCAAGCTCCCATTCAATGACTGATGAAGTACACAAGAATAACTTTGATTTTCTAAAAAACATTCTTGAAAATGAGCCTCATCAAAGACATACAGGTACCTCTGAGGAATTAGTGGTACGTAAACTTCTTCATCACAGCTGTCATCTGCTCCTGATGTTTTCAGTTCAGTAGTTTCTGTGATGTTTTCCATATCACTATCCAAGTCAGAtctattacattaaaaaaacaaaacaaaacatccgaTGATAGAATCAaatgagacacagaaacacaaattacGATACAATATATGCTGTATAATATAGTATAAACTTACATTCTGTTCTTTACACTGTTGCAATCATCCTCGTCAATAGTGACCTCCACCTCATCgaaactgaaaatgacatgTCACAGTTAGGACAATGAATAAGACAGGGAGTGAAAATGTATCTTAGGAAAGTCAATACAGTACACCAATGCTGGTGCCGTTTACCTCTGCAGtcatacagaaaataattttctgacaattCAAAAGTTGTTACAGCATGTGGACATTAATTGTATAATATGACACCAATGCAGTGAAACCCACAGGAACGCCTGTGAAATATAATGTGATCCAATGCAAAAGCCATGGAGTAACCCAGAGCAtgcaaagcaataaaaaaaaacaaaaaaacatacaagcaGTCTACATTGACGCAAAGTAACTGTCACGTTCCTGGTTCAATTCCGGCCAATTAGCTTCTAATGTCATCTACCTTTGTCATTCCCCATGTTTCCTTTCAAACACTGCTAATAGATTTAAGTAAAGGCAAATTTTTggggttattaaaaaaaaaaagtatgcgGTAAAAGGATGTCAGACTAGGTCAAAACGTAGTATATAGCTGGACCACCCTTCTACGGAcagtagctaaggtttgtccaaaaagtagCTAGATTTGTCGCGAagtccttttttgaaaaaaagttgttaaaggcatgtgaaaagtctgtaaatcttgTGACAAAAGTACTAAATTGGCACTGCCTATAAACACCCCCCGATGAAGTAATAGAACCTGTTTGCGccagttcattttaaaagtttttttaaattttttggctggaccgttGTTAAGgcccagccaaaaaaaacaaagcaaggtTATGATTACTTACCTTTCAGAGGCTGATACATGTCTAAGACTTGATAGTGCGGTAGGCTCTTGTATGCAAGCTCTAGTAGAGGTCATCGTTATTGAGGATCTCTTTTCATGCCTGTAAAAAGAAACCTTATCATTAGACACAAAATCTCATCTGGACAATTTTTATCATGCAAATGTACCCTTGGcctgataaaaaaaacctgagttaCAGATCAACCTGTTTCACGTTTACCTGGTTGATTTTGTCTGAGTGTGTCAGTGGTGAAAGCAGGtattacagacaaaacaaagcacaaatcTAATTTTTAAGCAGACAACTATCTCAGTCATAATTATTATAGAAAGTAATTCTAAAAGCTGTGGATTAGACTGAGGAATCTGGACATTGATTAAGCAAACACTCAT includes:
- the LOC120789927 gene encoding uncharacterized protein LOC120789927, with the protein product MAEKQPRRRRSEEQKLKKKGYDHARGKSRVNIGEAFQRWRDLREVKGMKADVEVALFLLDSYKRYIKGPSASTLLKTGSNHELPPPPSLASNGTESQRYEKRSSIMMTSTGACIQEPSSLRHVSASESFDEVEVTIDEDDCNSVKNRISDLDSDIENITETTELKTSGADDSCDEEVYVPLIPTNTCPQHLSFYLIVKRRSWSHGRNKLHKFTVKMKMTLES
- the LOC120793277 gene encoding uncharacterized protein LOC120793277 isoform X3, with the protein product MALNLKAEGSQYRCSSLYLSGFRFQRGQHVAMGLCADFSTGVDTASPSPSLLIPISSGAPRTSSQSPPPADPIENVYSLASVDRLNESFHQESEFSWTTASKSDKNTEKDLSQSKTIVNDSCLMELFKKCQTCGQTITKKKVSHCGAQKKVRWSCLGGHRGTWMSSPHLWEAFPEIHLLTALAILFSGGTFTYFKKWAKHLHLNFMGNKTFFEIQKAYFNSEKKQMIRSEQEGIYAKGVHQQLDATPLHIADPQKKMKAMSRGREKGALSSWSRHEKRSSITMTSTRACIQEPTALSSLRHVSASESFDEVEVTIDEDDCNSVKNRISDLDSDMENITETTELKTSGADDSCDEEVYVPLIPQRSTTSELLLECEEEELEPWQKQTSQVHCKDEDDVGELTNDQIDCKAEPSPLQRNAVMTSPPKLKTETEEPVVFNNQGFIVASPQLTSNTEFIGSLGIQCPPRNSFAVVPAGHQQLFQKVATATVTPGAYGGVHSSEVQQISNNPVSLSSVQGPAVYATSSNQLQSDQSNSQALSVSVSRPRFTVLELESTGTSNKQ
- the LOC120793277 gene encoding uncharacterized protein LOC120793277 isoform X4, with protein sequence MGLCADFSTGVDTASPSPSLLIPISSGAPRTSSQSPPPADPIENVYSLASVDRLNESFHQESEFSWTTASKSDKNTEKDLSQSKTIVNDSCLMELFKKCQTCGQTITKKKVSHCGAQKKVRWSCLGGHRGTWMSSPHLWEAFPEIHLLTALAILFSGGTFTYFKKWAKHLHLNFMGNKTFFEIQKAYFNSEKKQMIRSEQEGIYAKGVHQQLDATPLHIADPQKKMKAMSRGREKGALSSWSRHEKRSSITMTSTRACIQEPTALSSLRHVSASESFDEVEVTIDEDDCNSVKNRISDLDSDMENITETTELKTSGADDSCDEEVYVPLIPQRSTTSELLLECEEEELEPWQKQTSQVHCKDEDDVGELTNDQIDCKAEPSPLQRNAVMTSPPKLKTETEEPVVFNNQGFIVASPQLTSNTEFIGSLGIQCPPRNSFAVVPAGHQQLFQKVATATVTPGAYGGVHSSEVQQISNNPVSLSSVQGPAVYATSSNQLQSDQSNSQALSVSVSRPRFTVLELESTGTSNKQ